From a region of the Paenibacillus sp. R14(2021) genome:
- a CDS encoding helix-turn-helix transcriptional regulator, translating to MSLLQFTVPPLPHYMLCGLADYGIGGRHVNRRNIEVFDLLVVREGCLFLGEEDRTYEVGEGCALILRPDSYHYGTQGCDSYTSYYWLHFQTMGSWSVTETELPRQGQEGLEPYDEMNTKALWSYETHTFQIQVPQFAKLLHPGKVDELLGQLIQLNQSFYSSSAKWSQQALFQELLRQLSLSMAGEESSPAAACAEQAAAYMRKHYREPVTAQQLGEQLNFHPVYIARCMQRVYGCAPMEYLLHHRIEQAKLLLLQTDYAVTRIAEEVGFNQAAYFTSCFTRIEGISPRRYRQRFAYG from the coding sequence ATGAGCTTGCTGCAATTTACGGTTCCTCCGCTTCCGCACTATATGCTCTGCGGCTTAGCGGATTACGGCATCGGGGGGCGTCACGTCAACCGCCGAAACATCGAGGTGTTCGATCTGCTTGTCGTTCGGGAAGGCTGCCTCTTCTTGGGCGAGGAGGACCGAACCTACGAGGTCGGCGAAGGGTGTGCGCTCATTCTGAGACCGGACAGCTACCACTACGGAACGCAGGGCTGCGACAGCTACACCTCCTACTACTGGCTTCATTTTCAGACGATGGGGAGCTGGTCCGTGACGGAGACGGAGCTTCCGCGGCAAGGGCAGGAGGGGCTGGAGCCATACGATGAGATGAACACCAAGGCGCTCTGGTCTTACGAAACCCACACGTTTCAGATTCAAGTGCCGCAGTTTGCCAAGCTGCTGCATCCCGGCAAGGTCGACGAATTGCTGGGGCAGCTCATTCAGCTGAACCAGAGCTTCTACTCCAGCAGCGCGAAGTGGAGCCAGCAGGCGCTCTTCCAAGAGCTGCTGCGCCAGCTGTCCTTATCCATGGCCGGGGAAGAGTCTTCGCCGGCTGCCGCTTGCGCGGAGCAGGCCGCGGCCTATATGCGCAAGCATTACCGAGAACCCGTCACCGCGCAGCAGCTGGGCGAGCAGTTGAATTTTCACCCCGTCTATATCGCTCGCTGCATGCAGCGGGTATACGGCTGCGCGCCGATGGAATATTTGCTGCATCACCGAATCGAGCAGGCGAAGCTGCTGCTGCTTCAAACGGATTACGCGGTCACTCGGATCGCGGAGGAGGTCGGCTTCAACCAAGCTGCCTACTTCACGTCCTGCTTTACACGAATCGAAGGCATCTCGCCGCGCAGATACCGGCAGCGGTTCGCTTACGGCTAA
- the galU gene encoding UTP--glucose-1-phosphate uridylyltransferase GalU — MTAKRVRKAIIPAGGLGTRFLPATKAQPKEMLPLIDKPAIQYIVEEAAASGIESIMIVTGRNKRAIEDHFDKSFELEAELEARQSEEMLELVQRISHLAEIVYIRQGQALGLGHAVLCARSFVEDEPFAVLLGDDILQSEPPCLSQMIRMYHERQSSVVAVMEVPWDQTHKYGIVDLAPGGNGLLRGLIEKPSPGEAPSNLAVVGRYVLEPAIFRLLAEAKPGKGGEIQLTDSLQRLNMSQPITAFRFDGRRYDVGDKLGFVQATIDLALRREDLAADVRRYMEERLNGGG; from the coding sequence ATGACTGCGAAAAGGGTTCGCAAGGCTATTATACCGGCGGGAGGGCTTGGCACGAGGTTTCTTCCGGCAACGAAGGCGCAGCCGAAGGAAATGCTGCCGCTCATTGATAAACCGGCCATTCAATATATCGTGGAGGAAGCGGCTGCTTCCGGCATTGAAAGCATCATGATCGTCACCGGGCGTAACAAGCGGGCGATCGAAGATCATTTTGATAAGTCCTTCGAGCTGGAGGCAGAGCTTGAAGCGCGTCAGAGCGAGGAGATGCTGGAGCTTGTGCAGCGCATCTCGCATCTAGCGGAAATCGTGTATATTCGTCAGGGCCAGGCGCTGGGGCTTGGTCACGCCGTTCTTTGCGCGCGCAGCTTCGTGGAGGATGAACCGTTCGCGGTGCTGCTTGGCGATGATATTTTGCAATCGGAGCCGCCCTGCCTGTCGCAAATGATCCGCATGTATCACGAGCGACAATCGTCAGTGGTTGCGGTGATGGAGGTACCGTGGGATCAGACGCACAAATACGGGATTGTAGACCTGGCGCCGGGCGGCAACGGACTGCTGCGGGGATTAATCGAGAAACCGTCCCCTGGGGAAGCGCCGTCCAACTTAGCGGTCGTGGGCCGTTATGTGCTGGAGCCGGCTATATTCCGGCTGCTGGCGGAAGCCAAGCCGGGCAAGGGCGGTGAAATTCAGCTGACGGATAGTCTGCAGCGGCTCAATATGAGCCAGCCGATTACGGCTTTTCGGTTTGACGGACGCAGGTACGATGTAGGCGATAAGCTGGGCTTCGTTCAAGCGACCATCGATCTTGCGCTGCGACGTGAGGATTTGGCGGCTGACGTGCGCCGATATATGGAAGAGCGGCTAAACGGCGGCGGTTAG
- a CDS encoding response regulator transcription factor, whose product MSIYCKLLIVDDEALIRQGIKHYMNWEQEGFQIIGEASNGKEALALIEELQPHIVLTDLVMPVMDGEELTRRIKLHHPEIEVIVLSSFGDFDYVRSTFQSGVRDYILKPKLDTGHLLSALKSVAETIPSLQAGGGGGKHGPSVKNVLEKLLSGYGIEDTHAGAELAEAFPHRMFCLLGLDLRGRTVTKQEIGDIRQRMTEELDKQVQYAHQFVYHSLTTDTAMIVVLFNLDYPILSLMPFWARTMADALGRPDMEAAVIVSEPFSELTRLEPVYKKSLLKLMDYAFYFPRKKLLVYNELPEPPQAPEPFDLNRFTEAFKRERFDAAFGYLRDYMESYKADYTTDVFAYKSFLNNLMFNITVLLGNMGYDIATLESKKYDYFKAIEESRNAVAAAELLNAFVAEARQCIADKSELAGNANMKRLLDYIQAHYAEPLNLTEMAKHFHFNPSYLSSYFSSHHNEGFVDYLHRVRLEKAEELLRAGETSISEISGMVGYSDHSYFCKVFKKHTGLSPSRYRQQTMR is encoded by the coding sequence TTGTCGATTTACTGCAAGCTGCTGATCGTCGACGACGAGGCATTGATTAGGCAAGGCATCAAGCATTACATGAATTGGGAACAGGAAGGCTTCCAGATTATCGGGGAGGCGTCGAATGGAAAAGAAGCGCTGGCGCTCATCGAAGAGCTGCAGCCGCATATCGTGCTGACGGATCTCGTGATGCCCGTCATGGACGGCGAAGAGCTGACGCGCCGAATCAAGCTGCATCATCCGGAGATCGAAGTGATTGTCCTGAGCAGCTTCGGAGACTTCGATTACGTACGTTCGACCTTTCAAAGCGGCGTCCGCGATTATATTCTGAAGCCGAAGCTCGACACCGGACATCTGCTGAGCGCCCTGAAGTCGGTAGCCGAGACCATTCCTTCGCTGCAAGCCGGCGGGGGCGGGGGCAAGCATGGCCCATCGGTGAAGAACGTGCTCGAGAAGCTGCTGTCCGGCTACGGAATCGAGGATACGCATGCCGGCGCTGAGCTGGCGGAAGCTTTCCCTCACCGTATGTTTTGTCTGCTTGGCTTGGATTTGCGTGGAAGAACGGTAACGAAGCAGGAGATCGGTGATATACGCCAGCGGATGACGGAAGAACTCGACAAGCAGGTGCAGTACGCCCATCAGTTTGTCTACCATAGCCTTACAACGGACACCGCCATGATTGTGGTGCTGTTCAATCTGGACTACCCAATTCTAAGCTTGATGCCGTTCTGGGCCAGAACGATGGCGGACGCGCTTGGTCGGCCGGATATGGAAGCGGCGGTCATCGTCAGCGAGCCCTTCTCGGAATTAACGCGCCTGGAGCCGGTTTACAAAAAAAGCCTGCTGAAATTAATGGATTACGCGTTCTATTTCCCCCGCAAGAAGCTGCTTGTGTACAACGAGCTTCCAGAGCCGCCGCAGGCCCCGGAGCCGTTTGATCTAAACCGATTTACCGAGGCGTTCAAACGGGAGCGATTCGATGCGGCATTCGGTTATTTGCGCGACTATATGGAGTCGTATAAGGCGGATTACACGACGGACGTGTTCGCGTACAAGTCGTTTCTTAACAACCTGATGTTCAACATTACCGTGCTGCTTGGTAATATGGGATACGACATCGCGACGCTCGAGAGCAAGAAATACGATTATTTCAAAGCAATCGAAGAATCCCGGAACGCCGTCGCGGCGGCGGAACTGCTGAATGCGTTCGTGGCGGAGGCGAGGCAATGCATCGCGGACAAGTCCGAGCTGGCCGGCAACGCCAATATGAAGCGGCTGCTCGATTATATTCAGGCGCATTATGCCGAGCCGCTGAATTTAACGGAGATGGCCAAGCATTTTCATTTCAACCCTTCGTATCTGTCGAGCTACTTTTCCTCGCATCATAATGAAGGGTTCGTCGACTACCTGCACCGCGTTCGGCTGGAGAAGGCCGAGGAGCTGCTGCGGGCCGGCGAAACCTCGATTTCGGAAATCAGCGGCATGGTTGGCTATTCCGATCACAGCTATTTTTGCAAAGTGTTTAAGAAGCACACCGGCTTATCGCCAAGCCGCTACCGGCAGCAAACCATGAGATGA
- a CDS encoding Dps family protein, which produces MTAIKLQSILNKQISTWSVLYIKLHNYHWYVKGNQFFTLHVKFQELYEEATLHVDDIAERLLTIGGSPYATMAEYLEYSSVKEATGKETAPEMVNTLIRDFTNVAAELKEGMEAAQESGDETTGDLLLAIHKSLEKHTWMLKAFNGK; this is translated from the coding sequence ATGACGGCAATTAAACTGCAATCGATCCTGAACAAACAAATCTCGACGTGGAGCGTGCTCTACATTAAGCTGCATAACTACCATTGGTATGTAAAGGGGAACCAGTTCTTCACGCTGCATGTGAAATTCCAGGAGCTCTACGAGGAAGCGACGCTGCATGTCGATGACATCGCAGAGCGGCTGCTAACGATCGGCGGCTCTCCGTATGCCACCATGGCGGAGTACCTCGAATACTCCAGCGTGAAAGAAGCAACGGGCAAGGAAACCGCCCCAGAGATGGTCAATACGCTCATTCGAGACTTCACGAACGTGGCCGCCGAGCTGAAGGAAGGCATGGAAGCGGCACAGGAAAGCGGCGACGAAACGACCGGGGATCTGCTGCTTGCCATCCACAAATCGCTCGAGAAGCACACTTGGATGCTTAAAGCATTCAACGGCAAATAA
- a CDS encoding MATE family efflux transporter, with protein MKNASKRLTKRNSFSLWSLSWPIFIELLLATLLGTVDTLMVSKVSDDAVAVVGFSNQLFNALAALFITISSGAGILVAQRLGSKRSEEARTIAIISARVCGGIGLALSVTLLFAPEAIARLIQMPEHLLPMSRTYISVAGSGLISMALTSAFSTVIRSTGNTRGPMLTVVGINILHVALNYGFIFGAFGFPQLGLTGVSISTLVSRTTAMLILGFMFIHSFERKVGIADIRLHDRKLFKEVLRIGWPLGVNASCWMVSQLVIFTFLAMLGAKELAARTYLNTLESFCFLLGYAIALGVQIQIAHLFGARKWKEAYRSAYKALCIGLAVVTVNALLLLLLGKWFLGWFTKDPEIIAMGISLLALNLVLQPGKMLNMGFNAGLNAVGDTRFPMITSLLSMWFVAVGFSYWFGLHLGWGLVAIYCCMIADEYVRGTLAFFRWRQRKLLRRAETESLGSTPSAKLPAADSAGPSVSVV; from the coding sequence ATGAAGAACGCAAGTAAACGGCTGACGAAACGAAATTCCTTTTCCTTATGGTCCCTCAGCTGGCCGATCTTTATCGAGCTGCTGCTCGCCACGCTGCTCGGCACGGTCGATACGCTGATGGTCAGCAAGGTTTCCGATGACGCCGTTGCCGTCGTCGGTTTCTCTAATCAACTATTTAACGCCCTTGCAGCGCTGTTCATCACCATTTCAAGCGGTGCAGGCATTCTCGTCGCCCAGCGGCTCGGATCCAAGCGGTCCGAGGAAGCACGAACGATTGCGATTATTTCCGCACGGGTATGCGGAGGAATCGGACTTGCGCTAAGCGTCACGCTGTTATTCGCACCGGAAGCCATCGCCCGGCTGATTCAGATGCCTGAGCATCTGCTGCCCATGTCCCGTACGTATATTTCCGTAGCGGGCAGCGGGCTGATCTCGATGGCGCTGACCTCCGCGTTCAGCACCGTGATCCGGAGTACGGGCAATACACGGGGTCCGATGCTGACCGTTGTCGGCATTAACATTTTACACGTTGCTCTTAATTATGGGTTTATCTTCGGGGCGTTCGGCTTCCCTCAGCTGGGACTTACGGGCGTTTCCATCTCGACGCTGGTCAGCCGGACGACGGCGATGCTTATTCTCGGCTTCATGTTCATCCATTCCTTCGAGCGCAAGGTTGGAATTGCAGATATTCGCCTTCACGATCGCAAGCTCTTCAAGGAAGTGCTGCGCATCGGCTGGCCGCTCGGCGTCAATGCATCTTGCTGGATGGTTTCGCAGCTCGTCATCTTCACGTTCCTAGCCATGCTTGGCGCCAAGGAGCTTGCGGCACGCACGTATTTAAACACGCTTGAATCCTTCTGCTTCCTGCTCGGCTATGCCATCGCGCTCGGCGTCCAAATCCAGATCGCCCACCTCTTCGGCGCGCGAAAATGGAAAGAAGCTTACCGCAGCGCCTACAAAGCGCTATGTATCGGACTTGCCGTCGTTACCGTCAACGCGCTGCTGCTCCTCCTTCTGGGCAAATGGTTTCTCGGATGGTTCACGAAGGATCCTGAAATTATCGCGATGGGTATTTCCCTGCTTGCGCTCAACCTGGTGCTGCAGCCGGGTAAGATGCTCAACATGGGTTTCAACGCCGGGCTGAACGCGGTCGGCGATACCCGTTTCCCGATGATAACCTCCCTCCTGTCCATGTGGTTTGTCGCCGTCGGCTTCTCTTATTGGTTCGGCCTTCATCTGGGCTGGGGGCTTGTCGCAATCTACTGCTGCATGATTGCCGACGAGTACGTTCGGGGTACGCTTGCTTTCTTCCGGTGGCGGCAGCGCAAGCTGCTGCGGCGCGCGGAGACGGAATCCTTGGGGAGCACTCCTTCTGCCAAGCTTCCTGCAGCCGATTCGGCCGGCCCGTCCGTGTCCGTCGTCTGA
- a CDS encoding helix-turn-helix transcriptional regulator, whose translation MFDIFDIRQERGILRSEQAVLGSDSFTLVWVRFGQTSYRIAGQLMQCRKNDLLLIPAGLPAAELRGSGSIRESVVVRFSPATSAAVRLLPILARRTPLRWVTHMPELLLEKLLYIVEQWSDRDRYFSVMCAALLTELIVTISREFDEGEKPPSSIHHIEVMKRYIEDHYRSKITKIELGGCINVSPNYAASLFRKVTGLTISEYVHRRRMKTAHYMLRHSQLTAQDISEHLGYSDPSYFNRIFKRIVGKLPSDVIAERSGLE comes from the coding sequence ATGTTTGATATATTCGATATCCGGCAGGAACGCGGTATCCTTCGAAGCGAGCAGGCTGTGCTCGGAAGCGACAGCTTTACGCTCGTATGGGTGAGATTCGGCCAAACGAGCTATCGCATAGCCGGGCAGCTGATGCAATGCCGCAAGAATGATCTGCTGCTCATCCCCGCCGGTCTCCCCGCCGCTGAACTGCGCGGGTCTGGAAGCATCCGCGAAAGCGTCGTCGTCCGCTTCAGTCCCGCTACCTCCGCGGCCGTCCGGCTGCTGCCCATCCTTGCCAGGCGTACGCCCTTGCGCTGGGTTACGCATATGCCGGAGCTGCTGCTTGAGAAGCTGTTGTACATCGTGGAGCAGTGGTCGGACCGGGATCGTTATTTCTCCGTCATGTGCGCCGCGCTGCTCACCGAGCTTATCGTGACGATCAGCCGGGAGTTCGATGAGGGCGAGAAGCCGCCTTCTTCCATCCACCATATCGAGGTCATGAAGCGTTATATCGAGGATCACTATCGCAGCAAAATCACGAAGATCGAGCTCGGCGGCTGCATCAACGTCAGCCCTAACTATGCGGCATCCTTATTCCGCAAGGTGACCGGACTTACGATCAGCGAATATGTACACCGCAGGCGAATGAAGACCGCCCACTATATGCTCCGCCATTCGCAGCTGACGGCTCAGGATATCTCGGAGCATCTCGGATACAGCGATCCTTCGTACTTCAACCGGATTTTTAAGCGTATTGTCGGCAAGCTGCCTTCAGACGTCATCGCGGAGCGCTCTGGACTGGAGTAG
- a CDS encoding ABC-F family ATP-binding cassette domain-containing protein — translation MHVLTVDHISKSYGEKILFQDVSFGVEMGDKIGIIGVNGTGKSTFLQVVAGIEPPDSGSILVVGGTTVRMLAQDPQFDPEETVLEHVLGGDSAPMQAVRAYAAALQALELNPTSEAAQEKLVRANQRMNELDAWGLESEAKIALTKLGILNFDAKLGILSGGQRKRVAMAAALIQPADVLLLDEPTNHIDNESVAWLEGMLQKRKGALLMITHDRYFLDRVSNRTLELDKGKAYFYTANYSQFLELKLDREEREASSEAKRQNLLRNELAWMRKGAKARTTKQQARIQRFEALSANAPEKASGKLEVSVASTRLGKKILEIEGLRKSFEGRTVIADFSYIAVPEDRVGIVGRNGLGKSTLLKLIAGKLQPDEGTVSLGPTVKLGVFSQEREEMDESLRVIDYIRESAERVTTGDGTTITASQMLERFLFPPAQQWTPIAKLSGGEKRRLQLLRILMEAPNVLLLDEPTNDLDITTLTVLEDYLDDFPGVVFTVSHDRYFLDRTMDRIIAFEGNGVIEQHVGNFSDYQAYAAAHGVRSGANDSGGAEPKRGGEPAPAAQPKNGIPADSGANESAKPMKMTYKEQKEFDTIDADIEKAELDLQKVQTRMEAASSDSGLLQELLQEQAQLEAQLEALMDRWAFLNELAEQIAANKKK, via the coding sequence ATGCACGTATTAACGGTTGATCATATCTCCAAGAGCTACGGTGAAAAAATATTGTTTCAAGACGTGTCGTTCGGCGTGGAAATGGGCGACAAAATCGGTATTATCGGCGTGAACGGCACCGGTAAGTCGACGTTTCTTCAAGTCGTTGCAGGCATAGAGCCCCCTGATTCGGGCTCTATTCTTGTTGTTGGCGGAACGACGGTCAGGATGCTGGCGCAGGATCCGCAGTTCGACCCCGAGGAGACAGTGCTGGAGCATGTGCTCGGCGGAGACTCGGCACCAATGCAGGCGGTACGGGCCTATGCGGCGGCGCTGCAGGCGCTTGAGCTGAACCCGACCAGCGAGGCGGCGCAGGAGAAGCTTGTCCGTGCTAACCAGCGTATGAACGAGCTGGACGCCTGGGGACTCGAGAGCGAAGCGAAAATCGCGCTCACGAAGCTCGGCATCTTGAACTTCGATGCGAAGCTTGGCATTCTCTCCGGCGGCCAACGCAAGCGCGTTGCGATGGCTGCGGCGCTTATTCAGCCGGCCGACGTGCTGCTGCTGGATGAGCCAACCAACCATATCGACAACGAATCCGTCGCTTGGCTTGAAGGTATGCTGCAGAAGCGCAAGGGCGCGCTGCTTATGATTACGCATGACCGGTACTTCCTGGACCGCGTCAGTAACCGTACGCTGGAGCTGGATAAAGGCAAAGCGTATTTCTACACCGCGAACTACAGCCAGTTCCTCGAGCTCAAGCTGGACCGCGAGGAACGCGAGGCGTCATCGGAAGCGAAGCGCCAGAACCTGCTCCGCAATGAGCTGGCTTGGATGCGCAAAGGCGCCAAAGCGCGGACGACGAAGCAGCAGGCGCGCATTCAGCGGTTCGAAGCGCTGAGCGCGAACGCGCCGGAGAAAGCCTCCGGCAAGCTGGAGGTGTCCGTTGCCTCTACGCGGCTCGGTAAGAAGATTCTGGAGATCGAGGGGTTGCGCAAATCGTTCGAGGGCCGCACGGTGATCGCGGATTTCAGCTATATCGCGGTACCGGAAGACCGCGTTGGCATCGTGGGGCGCAATGGTCTTGGCAAGTCGACGCTGCTGAAGCTGATTGCCGGCAAGCTGCAGCCCGATGAGGGCACGGTCTCGCTCGGACCGACGGTGAAGCTCGGCGTCTTCTCGCAGGAGCGAGAGGAGATGGACGAGAGCCTGCGGGTCATTGACTACATCCGCGAGAGCGCGGAGCGGGTGACGACAGGAGACGGCACCACCATTACTGCGTCACAGATGCTGGAGAGGTTCTTGTTTCCACCTGCGCAGCAGTGGACGCCGATTGCCAAGCTGTCCGGCGGCGAGAAGCGCAGGCTGCAGCTGCTGCGCATCCTGATGGAAGCGCCGAACGTGCTGCTGCTGGATGAGCCGACGAATGACTTGGACATTACGACGTTGACCGTGCTTGAAGATTACCTGGACGATTTCCCCGGCGTCGTCTTCACGGTTTCCCATGACAGGTATTTCCTCGATCGCACGATGGATCGGATTATTGCCTTCGAGGGTAACGGCGTCATTGAGCAGCATGTCGGCAACTTCTCGGATTACCAGGCCTATGCGGCGGCGCATGGCGTCCGCTCCGGCGCGAACGATTCGGGCGGCGCAGAGCCGAAGCGCGGGGGCGAGCCTGCTCCGGCGGCACAGCCGAAGAACGGCATCCCGGCCGATTCAGGCGCGAATGAATCGGCCAAGCCGATGAAAATGACGTACAAAGAGCAGAAGGAATTCGATACGATCGATGCCGATATCGAGAAAGCGGAGCTGGACCTGCAGAAGGTGCAGACGCGGATGGAGGCGGCGAGCAGCGACTCCGGCTTGCTGCAGGAGCTGCTGCAGGAGCAGGCGCAGCTGGAGGCGCAGCTGGAGGCCCTGATGGATCGCTGGGCGTTTCTAAATGAGCTTGCCGAGCAGATTGCAGCGAATAAGAAGAAGTAA
- a CDS encoding NAD(P)-dependent oxidoreductase — MKIVVFGASGGTGKQVVQQALEQGYAVTAFVRSLRKLDLEHQGLSIIQGDARDEAAVAQAIAGQDAVISCLGRRRFGRTMELSEMAACIIAGMKRHGVLRIGYVASAGIHKEIPGLPGLLARIVLCHVLADHRCAVDALAASGLNWTVARPVQLVGGRLKGDYKEARQGVPTGESRISRADVAHFLLRTLTDSTYSRQSVGLTY, encoded by the coding sequence ATGAAAATTGTTGTATTCGGCGCAAGCGGGGGCACTGGCAAGCAAGTGGTGCAGCAGGCACTGGAGCAGGGCTATGCCGTGACGGCCTTCGTCCGCTCGCTTCGGAAGCTTGATCTCGAGCACCAGGGCTTGTCGATTATTCAAGGCGACGCGCGCGATGAAGCTGCAGTTGCGCAGGCGATAGCGGGTCAAGATGCTGTCATCTCCTGTCTGGGCAGGCGTAGGTTTGGGCGAACGATGGAGCTTTCGGAAATGGCGGCCTGCATTATTGCCGGCATGAAGCGGCATGGCGTATTGCGCATCGGCTACGTGGCTTCCGCAGGGATCCATAAAGAAATTCCCGGCCTCCCCGGTTTGCTCGCACGGATTGTGCTGTGCCATGTGCTTGCCGATCATCGCTGCGCCGTGGACGCGCTGGCGGCAAGCGGTCTGAACTGGACGGTTGCACGCCCGGTGCAGCTCGTCGGCGGCAGGCTCAAGGGCGATTACAAGGAAGCCAGGCAAGGGGTGCCCACGGGCGAGTCGCGAATTTCCCGGGCAGATGTTGCTCATTTTCTGCTGCGAACCTTAACAGATTCGACGTACAGCAGGCAGTCTGTCGGACTGACGTATTAA
- a CDS encoding sensor histidine kinase yields MRNVLDRFKYNGLFVKLFIVMAAGIVAVSFTTTWTTINISSRVFMETFSITNSKVIGQIQSSLDSFNYSIIITANKIAQSGSIREFLTEDDGDSANMYNAFYQMGQQMNRFRSSVDAYEIGITVTGMNGRRYSTDRSYWPVPDSALADHPITKRSLAEPRKLIYSYDDADKSGIPGLPPAIIVSKALVDRSGDVYGMVYFAVREPYFARFYDSNTSVGNDVAVLDKQGTIVSSNRGDWIGRQSADLLQYAEEIDNKGLAYKNASIMGKDQLLLAEYIGGLNLYMVNVIDKQTVLGQLTDTRRIALIVMAIAAATVLIVFLISRKLTKSLTRLVKQISTISKYEFDRHVKVDGSYETRQLGIAFNAMIDELNEYVDKLVETQKQQRNAELEALQQQINPHFLYNTLASVKFMVQQGSKDKAAETINALISLLQNAIGNVSEMITIQQELDNLKNYVLINQVRYGERIRVSYFIAPNCLEYRIPKLMIQPFIENAFFHAFNEKAEGYIHIMVTQESSALVCEVVDNGDGMNLSGEIPKKISKHKLFSGIGVRNVNERIKLLFGEGYGVTITSEIGKGTRVRIRIPLLKPNNDPNF; encoded by the coding sequence ATGAGAAACGTATTGGATCGGTTTAAATATAACGGCTTGTTCGTGAAATTGTTCATCGTCATGGCGGCAGGCATCGTGGCGGTGTCGTTCACGACGACGTGGACCACGATTAACATTTCCAGCCGCGTGTTCATGGAGACGTTCAGCATTACGAATTCCAAAGTGATCGGGCAAATTCAGAGCAGCCTGGACTCCTTCAACTATTCGATTATCATCACGGCCAACAAAATCGCCCAAAGCGGGTCGATCCGGGAATTTCTTACCGAAGACGACGGGGATTCAGCGAACATGTACAATGCGTTCTACCAGATGGGGCAGCAAATGAATCGATTCCGCTCCAGCGTGGACGCGTACGAAATCGGCATTACGGTCACGGGCATGAACGGAAGGCGATATTCCACGGACCGTTCGTACTGGCCGGTGCCAGACAGCGCCCTAGCCGATCATCCTATCACGAAACGCTCGCTGGCAGAGCCGCGCAAGCTCATTTACTCGTATGATGATGCCGACAAGTCAGGGATCCCCGGGCTGCCGCCGGCGATCATCGTCTCCAAGGCGCTGGTCGACCGGAGCGGGGACGTGTACGGGATGGTGTATTTTGCCGTGCGCGAGCCGTATTTCGCCCGATTCTACGACAGCAATACGAGCGTGGGCAACGACGTCGCCGTGCTGGACAAGCAGGGGACGATCGTGTCATCGAACCGCGGCGATTGGATCGGCAGGCAATCCGCCGACCTGCTGCAGTATGCGGAGGAGATCGACAATAAAGGTCTCGCTTATAAGAACGCCTCCATCATGGGCAAGGATCAATTGCTGCTGGCAGAGTATATCGGCGGCTTGAACCTGTACATGGTGAACGTTATTGATAAGCAGACCGTGCTTGGGCAATTGACCGACACGCGGCGGATTGCGCTCATTGTGATGGCGATCGCGGCCGCGACGGTACTGATCGTGTTCCTGATATCGCGCAAGCTGACGAAGTCGCTGACCCGGCTCGTGAAGCAAATCTCGACGATTTCCAAATACGAGTTCGACCGCCACGTCAAGGTCGACGGCAGCTACGAGACGCGGCAGCTCGGCATTGCGTTCAACGCGATGATCGACGAGCTGAACGAGTATGTGGACAAGCTGGTCGAAACGCAGAAGCAGCAGCGGAACGCGGAGCTCGAAGCGCTTCAGCAGCAGATCAATCCGCATTTTCTGTACAATACGCTCGCTTCGGTGAAATTCATGGTGCAGCAGGGCAGCAAGGACAAGGCGGCGGAGACCATCAACGCGCTGATCTCGCTGCTGCAGAATGCGATCGGCAACGTCAGCGAGATGATCACGATTCAGCAAGAGCTCGATAATTTGAAAAACTACGTGCTGATCAATCAGGTACGGTACGGTGAGCGGATTCGCGTAAGCTATTTTATCGCGCCGAATTGTCTGGAATACCGGATTCCGAAGCTGATGATCCAGCCTTTCATCGAGAACGCCTTCTTTCATGCGTTCAATGAGAAGGCAGAAGGCTATATTCATATCATGGTGACGCAGGAAAGCTCGGCGCTCGTCTGCGAAGTGGTCGATAATGGGGACGGCATGAACCTAAGCGGTGAAATTCCGAAGAAAATCAGCAAACACAAGTTGTTCAGCGGAATCGGTGTACGCAACGTCAACGAACGCATCAAGCTGCTCTTCGGCGAAGGGTACGGGGTGACGATTACGAGCGAGATTGGCAAAGGAACGCGCGTCAGAATTCGAATTCCGTTATTGAAACCTAATAATGATCCTAATTTCTAA